From Apium graveolens cultivar Ventura chromosome 9, ASM990537v1, whole genome shotgun sequence, the proteins below share one genomic window:
- the LOC141685830 gene encoding protein FAR1-RELATED SEQUENCE 5-like: MDEMFARFKGRKALRKNDNVLNSEVVDISGSCLRNDNVNYVNLVDDCDEDVYVSEHRFENEDLHKNSEFAHNSSESRDKSVVGEEDIVIPFLSQNFPNLVAAENVIRAYALKNGFAIKIQNTQRRVDKTIYARTYVCNLAENRDKEPVEDEEVLIGSVGSEKKKRRRDKLPRSGCKFRIYVINRRNTRHWEITSLELNHNHDVVSPSKMNLIKRERHVTAAQKNLIKSLHVSGIAPRQQMNIFGKMHEGEEQVGFHAQHLRNVMRDFRKDNLGVNDAQAGLDLLHRYVMPFVPFTEVNHHYQPVLFDFALMRDELKTTFEWVLGTWLEAGEGKAPLAIITDQDQAMAGEIQSQLPNTTHLLCSWHIIIKFTEKLSTYYAKEEFKGDFNNCIYHSLTEEIFEDRWKTLILKYKLEDNTWLQGLYNLKNKWIDAYTRNIFSAGQRTTSRSEGMNAFFDAYVGSCMGLKEFVEGAQKALEK, translated from the exons ATGGATGAGATGTTTGCTCGGTTTAAAGGTAGAAAAGCTTTGAGAAAAAATGATAATGTTCTAAATAGTGAGGTTGTTGATATTAGTGGTAGTTGCTTACGTAATGATAATGTAAATTATGTTAACCTTGTTGATGATTGTGATGAAGATGTTTATGTTAGTGAACatagatttgaaaatgaagatttgcATAAAAATAGTGAGTTTGCGCATAATAGTAGTGAGAGTAGGGATAAGAGTGTTGTTGGGGAAGAAGATATTGTAATTCCTTTCTTGAGTCAAAATTTTCCTAATTTGGTAGCCGCCGAAAATGTAATTAGGGCCTATGCTTTGAAAAATGGGTTTGCAATTAAAATCCAAAATACACAAAGGCGTGTGGACAAAACAATATATGCCCGTACTTATGTTTGTAATTTAGCGGAAAACCGCGATAAAGAACCCGTAGAGGATGAAGAAGTTTTGATAGGAAGTGTCGGTAGTGAGAAGAAGAAAAGGCGTAGAGATAAACTTCCTAGAAGTGGATGTAAGTTTAGGATCTATGTGATTAATAGGCGAAATACAAGGCATTGGGAGATAACATCGTTGGAGTTAAATCACAATCACGATGTTGTGTCGCCTTCTAAGATGAATTTGATTAAAAGGGAGCGACATGTAACCGCCGCCCAAAAGAATTTAATTAAGAGTTTACATGTTTCGGGTATTGCGCCTAGACAACAAATGAATATATTTGGAAAAATGCATGAAGGAGAGGAGCAAGTAGGGTTTCATGCCCAACACTTGAGAAATGTCATGCGAGATTTTAGAAAAGATAATTTGGGTGTGAATGATGCGCAAGCGGGATTGGATTTGTTACATAG GTATGTTATGCCGTTTGTGCCATTCACCGAGGTGAATCATCACTATCAACCGGTTCTCTTTGATTTTGCACTAATGCGTGATGAATTAAAGACTACATTTGAGTGGGTTTTGGGTACTTGGTTAGAGGCCGGTGAAGGAAAAGCACCTTTGGCTATTATCACCGATCAAGATCAAGCAATGGCGGGGGAAATTCAATCTCAACTACCGAACACGACACATTTGTTGTGTTCGTGGCACATTATTATCAAATTTACGGAGAAGCTCTCAACCTACTATGCAAAGGAGGAATTTAAAGGTGACTTCAACAATTGCATATATCACTCGTTGACCGAAGAAATTTTTGAGGATAGGTGGAAAACATTGATCTTGAAGTACAAGTTGGAGGATAATACATGGTTACAAGGCTTGTATAATTTGAAGAATAAGTGGATTGATGCTTATACACGTAACATTTTTTCCGCGGGTCAAAGAACAACTTCAAGAAGCGAAGGAATGAATGCCTTTTTTGATGCTTATGTAGGGTCTTGCATGGGGTTGAAAGAATTTGTTGAGGGTGCACAAAAAGcattagaaaaataa
- the LOC141685831 gene encoding UDP-glycosyltransferase 71A16-like has translation MTILSHWGLKSMLESIWCGVPVAAWPMYAKQQLNTFELVKELELPVKITRDYVKGTDCFVKEQEDREGIRCLMQEESETRNKAKEMKGICFIAKGSSSYSSVGQFIEDLVDF, from the coding sequence ATGACTATTCTTTCCCACTGGGGATTGAAGTCGATGCTAGAGAGTATATGGTGTGGGGTACCGGTTGCTGCTTGGCCTATGTATGCTAAGCAGCAACTAAATACTTTTGAGCTGGTGAAGGAGTTGGAACTGCCAGTGAAGATTACAAGGGACTATGTAAAAGGCACTGACTGTTTTGTGAAGGAACAAGAGGATAGAGAGGGTATAAGGTGTCTGATGCAGGAAGAAAGTGAGACAAGGAATAAAGCGAAAGAAATGAAAGGCATATGCTTTATTGCAAAGGGCAGCTCATCGTATAGTTCAGTTGGACAGTTTATTGAGGATCTCGTGGATTTCTAG